The Haloplanus sp. CK5-1 genome contains a region encoding:
- the tatC gene encoding twin-arginine translocase subunit TatC gives MSSALDEDTRQTLDAGRETAGAMLRSAQKDLQKVFIVFLVGFIGSFYALRLYVWGFLEGITRSRLDEVASGELQIIAQTPFDVILLQAKIGLVVGILMGLPVFVYFSRDALEARGLWPSSPVPRWKLALGGLVATGLFFAGLAYGYLVFFPVMFAFLANNALSAGFTPTYSIVLWAQFIFLLTLSFGLAAQLPLAMSGLAYAEIVPYETFRDRWRYAVVGMVAAGALFTPPDPFTQIMWALPMIALYGFSLYLAKVVVTARRGSAQLDVGTAAGRHWNVILGFGVVGGLLAYAFFTRGGVPAVNDLLAWAGSSRRLGGPGASLPVSRGVGLALWTAAGTLAGTTVAFMYFVYAELEAAVDPATVGEPGDIDLSELDAAGIEAAPSEAFADLSEDEAVAMAGDAMEAGDEERARAILDRFDEAEEAEGDGGDESTADELGDRASRAGGTFLDEFTGGETDEDDIGGYYSDVTFVLDSLTSRAFRIAAVFGIVLAVTFGWLYTGGIGRVFEQFLSQLPSQVTPEDINVVALHPMEALIFEVKFSTLIAALVTLPVVTYYAWPALRERGFVRGNRNVIFGWAAALVVGLLGGFALGYTTVAPTVISYLVADGVRAEMIIAYRITNFFWLIFFTTAGIGLLADVPVLMLLLNTAGVSYRTMRGRWREVVVGIMGFAAVATPADVTTMFLVTIPLMVAYGVGLGVLFVVTLGGRRDLAPERDVVPEP, from the coding sequence ATGTCGAGCGCGCTGGACGAGGACACCCGTCAGACGCTGGACGCCGGTCGGGAGACGGCCGGCGCGATGCTCCGGTCCGCCCAGAAGGACCTCCAGAAGGTGTTCATCGTCTTCCTCGTCGGTTTCATCGGCTCCTTTTACGCGCTTCGGTTGTACGTCTGGGGCTTCCTCGAGGGGATCACCCGGTCGCGGCTGGACGAGGTGGCGTCGGGCGAACTCCAGATCATCGCCCAGACGCCGTTCGACGTGATCCTCCTGCAGGCGAAGATCGGTCTCGTCGTGGGGATACTCATGGGACTCCCGGTGTTCGTCTACTTCTCGCGGGACGCACTCGAAGCCCGCGGCCTGTGGCCCTCCTCGCCCGTCCCACGGTGGAAACTCGCTCTCGGTGGACTGGTGGCGACCGGCCTCTTTTTCGCCGGGTTGGCCTACGGCTACCTCGTCTTCTTCCCGGTGATGTTCGCCTTCCTCGCCAACAACGCCCTCTCTGCGGGCTTCACTCCCACCTACTCCATCGTCCTCTGGGCGCAGTTCATCTTCCTGCTCACGCTCTCTTTCGGCCTCGCGGCCCAACTCCCGCTGGCGATGAGTGGGCTGGCGTACGCCGAAATCGTCCCCTACGAGACGTTCCGCGACCGGTGGCGATACGCCGTCGTCGGTATGGTCGCAGCCGGGGCGCTGTTTACCCCGCCGGACCCGTTTACCCAGATCATGTGGGCGCTGCCGATGATCGCCCTCTACGGGTTCAGCCTCTACCTCGCGAAGGTCGTCGTGACGGCCAGGCGTGGGAGCGCACAACTCGACGTCGGGACGGCCGCCGGCCGCCACTGGAACGTCATCCTCGGCTTCGGGGTCGTGGGTGGACTGCTCGCGTACGCCTTCTTCACCCGAGGCGGCGTACCGGCCGTCAACGACCTGCTGGCGTGGGCGGGGAGTTCGCGACGCCTCGGCGGACCGGGGGCGAGCCTCCCCGTCTCGCGGGGTGTCGGACTGGCGCTGTGGACCGCGGCCGGCACCCTCGCCGGGACCACCGTCGCGTTCATGTACTTCGTCTACGCCGAACTGGAGGCGGCGGTCGACCCCGCGACGGTCGGGGAGCCGGGCGACATCGACCTGTCGGAACTCGACGCCGCGGGGATCGAGGCCGCGCCGTCCGAGGCGTTCGCCGACTTGAGTGAGGACGAGGCCGTGGCAATGGCGGGCGACGCGATGGAGGCGGGCGACGAGGAGCGGGCACGCGCCATCCTCGACCGGTTCGACGAGGCCGAAGAAGCCGAGGGTGACGGTGGCGACGAGTCGACGGCGGACGAACTCGGCGACCGGGCGAGTCGCGCCGGCGGCACCTTCCTCGACGAGTTCACCGGCGGTGAGACGGACGAAGACGACATCGGCGGCTACTACAGCGACGTGACGTTCGTCCTCGACAGCCTCACCTCGCGGGCGTTCCGCATCGCCGCCGTCTTCGGCATCGTCCTCGCGGTGACGTTCGGCTGGCTCTACACCGGCGGCATCGGCCGCGTGTTCGAACAGTTCCTCTCGCAGTTGCCGAGCCAGGTGACCCCCGAGGACATCAACGTCGTCGCACTCCACCCGATGGAGGCGTTGATCTTCGAGGTGAAGTTCTCGACGCTGATCGCCGCCCTCGTCACCCTCCCCGTCGTCACGTACTACGCGTGGCCGGCGCTGCGCGAACGCGGGTTCGTCCGTGGCAACCGCAACGTCATCTTCGGCTGGGCCGCGGCGCTCGTCGTCGGTCTCCTCGGCGGGTTCGCCCTCGGCTACACCACCGTCGCGCCGACGGTCATCTCCTACCTCGTCGCCGACGGCGTCCGAGCGGAGATGATAATCGCCTACCGCATCACCAACTTCTTCTGGCTCATCTTCTTCACCACCGCGGGCATCGGCCTGCTGGCGGACGTCCCGGTCCTGATGCTCCTGCTCAACACCGCCGGCGTCTCCTACCGGACCATGCGGGGACGGTGGCGCGAGGTGGTGGTCGGCATCATGGGCTTCGCCGCCGTCGCGACGCCCGCCGACGTGACGACGATGTTCCTCGTCACGATTCCGTTGATGGTCGCCTACGGTGTCGGCCTCGGCGTCCTGTTCGTGGTGACACTCGGGGGGCGTCGTGACCTGGCCCCGGAGCGGGACGTCGTACCGGAGCCGTAG
- the tatC gene encoding twin-arginine translocase subunit TatC has protein sequence MAEDSESESPSVPTDDDPSEPPSTSESADRDDDPDADIDPETDTVYTPDDAPEAGGSIEDFLDDDETIAADELAPAGATGSDDPYDRDERRSVSDAVGAPVPDDELEDDPDLELAAAVEDGDAESADTDTDDTDGGSADTDVDTDTSTGSTTPISETVPDHIDLSDGSTTTDDTDDGDTADAPAAGPTAQSPPADPTAMDDVEDGVLGEGPASDEEMPLADHIEEMIRRLAVVLVVGGVVTLAVFPVADQLINFLWNSHIPGAETITDRRPRLYGPLELLVTELKVAALAGFVVGLPIAVYETYLFMRPGLFPRERRYYLAAVPTSLVLALIGVAFSHFVVLPAIFAYFTSYTTGTAVVAFGLKETFGLILVLMGYMALVFQIPLFIMLAIMMNLTTREWLEGRRLLFWGGFLGLAFLVSPDPTGMAPIIVAATMITLFEGTLALLRWTDN, from the coding sequence ATGGCTGAGGACTCGGAGTCGGAATCGCCATCCGTGCCGACGGACGACGACCCTTCCGAGCCCCCGTCTACCTCCGAGTCCGCCGACCGTGACGACGACCCCGACGCCGATATCGACCCGGAGACCGACACCGTCTACACGCCGGACGACGCTCCCGAGGCGGGTGGGTCCATCGAGGACTTCCTCGACGACGACGAGACCATCGCGGCCGACGAACTCGCCCCGGCCGGCGCGACCGGTTCCGACGACCCGTACGACCGGGACGAACGCCGAAGCGTCTCCGACGCCGTCGGCGCACCCGTCCCGGACGACGAACTCGAGGACGACCCGGACCTCGAACTGGCAGCCGCGGTGGAGGACGGCGACGCGGAGTCGGCCGACACGGACACGGACGACACCGACGGTGGGTCGGCCGACACGGACGTGGATACCGACACGTCCACCGGTTCGACCACCCCCATCTCCGAGACGGTTCCGGACCACATCGACCTCTCGGACGGGTCGACGACGACCGACGACACCGACGACGGCGACACCGCCGACGCGCCGGCAGCGGGGCCGACGGCCCAGTCTCCGCCGGCCGATCCCACCGCCATGGACGACGTCGAGGACGGGGTGCTCGGCGAGGGTCCGGCCTCGGACGAGGAGATGCCGCTGGCGGACCACATCGAGGAGATGATCCGACGGCTGGCGGTCGTCCTCGTCGTCGGTGGGGTCGTCACTCTTGCCGTCTTCCCGGTCGCTGATCAACTCATCAACTTCCTCTGGAACTCCCACATCCCGGGCGCGGAGACGATCACCGACCGCCGGCCACGGCTCTACGGCCCGCTCGAACTGCTGGTCACCGAACTCAAAGTCGCCGCGCTCGCCGGATTCGTCGTCGGCCTCCCTATCGCCGTCTACGAGACGTACCTGTTCATGCGCCCCGGACTCTTCCCCCGCGAACGCCGCTACTACCTCGCCGCCGTCCCAACCAGTCTCGTCCTCGCGTTGATCGGCGTCGCCTTCTCCCACTTCGTCGTCCTGCCCGCCATCTTCGCGTACTTCACCTCCTACACCACCGGCACGGCCGTCGTCGCCTTCGGTCTCAAGGAGACGTTCGGCCTCATCCTCGTCCTCATGGGATACATGGCGCTCGTCTTCCAGATCCCCCTGTTCATCATGCTCGCGATCATGATGAACCTCACCACCCGCGAGTGGTTGGAGGGGCGTCGTCTGCTGTTCTGGGGTGGCTTCCTCGGACTGGCGTTCCTCGTCAGCCCCGATCCGACGGGGATGGCTCCCATCATCGTCGCGGCGACGATGATCACGCTGTTCGAGGGGACACTTGCCCTCCTCCGGTGGACTGACAACTGA
- a CDS encoding histidine phosphatase family protein, producing the protein MTTVLLTRHGETTWNRSGRLQGWAPTPLTDRGHEQARSLATHVAADYDVDRVLASDLRRARQTASHLAEGVDCDPTVESAWRERDFGRYQGLPKATVFEDHDRLSIPRAGRDAVDARPESGESLRDLDDRVRSRWESLLAESAPDETVVVVCHGGPLSLLVGAVDDRDIVTAVADGEQDNCALNEVRVAHGTTTLVAENRTDFLETPPA; encoded by the coding sequence ATGACGACCGTCCTGCTGACCCGTCACGGTGAGACGACGTGGAACCGCTCCGGCCGTCTCCAGGGGTGGGCCCCGACGCCCTTGACCGACCGCGGCCACGAACAGGCTCGGTCGCTCGCCACCCACGTCGCCGCCGACTACGACGTGGACCGGGTGCTCGCCTCTGATCTCCGGCGCGCCAGACAGACGGCGTCACACCTCGCGGAGGGTGTGGACTGTGACCCCACCGTCGAATCGGCGTGGCGCGAACGCGACTTCGGCCGCTACCAGGGGCTCCCCAAGGCGACGGTGTTCGAGGACCACGACCGCTTGTCCATCCCTCGCGCCGGTCGGGACGCGGTGGACGCCCGCCCGGAGAGCGGCGAGAGTCTTCGGGATCTGGACGACCGCGTCCGCTCGCGGTGGGAGTCCCTCCTCGCCGAGAGTGCCCCCGACGAGACGGTCGTCGTCGTCTGTCACGGCGGACCGCTCTCCCTCCTCGTCGGGGCCGTCGACGACCGCGACATCGTCACCGCCGTCGCCGACGGCGAGCAGGACAACTGCGCGCTGAACGAAGTTCGGGTAGCGCACGGGACGACGACGCTCGTCGCGGAGAACCGGACCGACTTCCTCGAGACGCCGCCCGCGTAG
- the larE gene encoding ATP-dependent sacrificial sulfur transferase LarE produces MTRSLDAKLDAARADLAERDGVVVAFSGGVDSSAVAALAHDALGDDAVACTARSETLPGEELDDARRVADEIGVRHETVTFSELDNPDFVANDDDRCYHCRTMRLGRMYDVARDLGFSTVCDGTNASDPGGGHRPGLRAVEELEVFSPLLAHDITKEDVREAADRYGLSVADKPSMACLSSRIPTGLEVTEERLSRVEKAETLLRTWGFSQFRVRDHDGLARIEVAPDELDAALDEEFVRAAREHLTDAGFDHVTLDLHGYETGSVSPEDDGEEPVVEDVFEQEYPIGED; encoded by the coding sequence ATGACACGCAGTCTCGACGCGAAACTCGACGCCGCGCGGGCCGACCTCGCGGAGCGCGACGGCGTCGTCGTCGCCTTCTCCGGCGGCGTCGACTCGAGCGCCGTCGCCGCCCTCGCCCACGACGCCCTCGGCGACGACGCCGTGGCGTGCACGGCCAGAAGCGAGACGCTGCCGGGGGAGGAACTCGACGACGCTCGGCGCGTGGCCGACGAAATCGGGGTTCGCCACGAGACGGTCACCTTCTCCGAACTCGACAACCCGGACTTCGTCGCGAACGACGACGACCGGTGTTACCACTGCCGGACGATGCGGCTGGGACGGATGTACGACGTGGCCCGCGATCTGGGGTTCTCGACCGTGTGTGACGGGACGAACGCCTCGGACCCCGGCGGTGGCCACCGCCCCGGCCTGCGCGCCGTCGAGGAACTCGAGGTGTTCTCGCCGCTGCTCGCCCACGACATCACCAAGGAGGACGTCCGCGAGGCCGCGGATCGCTACGGCCTCTCGGTCGCCGACAAGCCCTCGATGGCGTGTCTCTCCTCGCGCATTCCGACGGGGCTGGAAGTGACTGAGGAGCGACTCAGTCGCGTCGAGAAGGCCGAGACGCTGTTGCGGACATGGGGCTTCTCGCAGTTCCGCGTCCGCGACCACGACGGCCTCGCCCGCATCGAGGTCGCCCCCGACGAACTCGACGCCGCCCTAGACGAGGAGTTCGTCCGCGCGGCCCGCGAACACCTCACCGACGCGGGCTTCGACCACGTCACCCTCGACCTCCACGGCTACGAAACGGGGAGCGTGAGTCCCGAGGACGACGGGGAGGAGCCGGTCGTCGAGGACGTGTTCGAGCAGGAGTACCCGATCGGCGAGGACTGA
- a CDS encoding pentapeptide repeat-containing protein → MVDLSGAYEVDVDDIEPDAALRGTNLTNADLTGSQLAGAALSGADLTDATLAGADFEGAKLRTSTTATRAARRSTGRTSRTPEPGLATERDPGLAGPASGASRDRSRDPVHSPWRPTW, encoded by the coding sequence ATGGTCGACCTCTCGGGCGCCTACGAGGTAGACGTTGACGACATCGAACCCGACGCGGCGCTTCGCGGGACGAATCTCACCAACGCCGACCTCACCGGTTCCCAACTCGCGGGGGCCGCGCTCTCCGGGGCCGACCTCACAGACGCCACCCTCGCAGGGGCCGACTTCGAGGGCGCCAAGTTGCGGACCAGTACGACGGCGACGAGGGCGGCGAGGCGGTCGACTGGTCGGACATCGCGGACGCCGGAGCCAGGACTGGCGACGGAGCGTGATCCCGGACTGGCAGGGCCGGCGTCCGGCGCGTCCCGCGACCGCTCGCGGGACCCCGTTCACTCCCCATGGCGGCCGACGTGGTAG
- a CDS encoding helix-hairpin-helix domain-containing protein, which translates to MELTAIPGVGEKTAAALADLDDPERALREGDVAALADAPGVSTGRAAAIARAAVRHDHGVDGEFLATDRARDCYESILDLLEARTVTDYAAHRMATLVPTGAASRIDEVRDLVDRATSHEIDEATLDALAGVEPLADPPPTRVRDRCLATTDAETYAAAEEAVPELSVEVVDDARDLAELARSYATVIALDETFAGVDVAGDVRVRPDALDDPAEIVPERLLSFFAANRDTLLAAARVHETAGIEPPCDLDALRDALARLDDDGTPVGDDELDRLVTAVDDLDAAVGTAESTANDHLRTAIRERDVTIEGTDFLSLVEQGARVDALLSRELEDEFDRAVEKAREGLVDALALEDEADLAERVFGGDLTFPVEHDEDAVSRLRTELTAARDRRAARLKSELADDLRALRDPVERLVRAALERDVELAVARFADDFDCTLPEIGDDVTGIAVEGGRSPLLDVAFADVEPVDYSASGVTLLSGVNSGGKTSTLDLLALVTTLAHMGLPVPADAARVERVDELHYYAKSQGTLDAGAFEATLRDFADLADGTDSRLVLVDELESITEPGASAKIIAGILESLDGGDVTAVFVSHLAGEIRDAAGIDVAVDGIEAVGLVDGELRVNRSPVTDHLARSTPELIVEKLAEDSDRDGFYARLLEKF; encoded by the coding sequence ATGGAGCTCACGGCCATCCCGGGCGTCGGCGAGAAGACGGCGGCTGCACTCGCCGACCTCGACGACCCCGAGCGGGCGCTCCGGGAAGGTGACGTGGCGGCCCTCGCCGACGCACCGGGGGTCTCGACCGGTCGGGCCGCCGCCATCGCCCGCGCGGCCGTCCGGCACGACCACGGCGTCGACGGCGAATTCCTCGCCACCGACCGCGCCCGCGACTGCTACGAGTCGATCCTCGACCTCCTCGAGGCCCGGACCGTCACCGACTACGCCGCCCACCGGATGGCGACGCTCGTCCCCACCGGCGCGGCCTCCCGGATCGACGAGGTGCGCGACCTCGTCGACCGGGCGACGAGCCACGAGATAGACGAGGCGACCCTCGACGCGCTGGCGGGCGTCGAACCCCTCGCCGACCCGCCGCCGACCCGGGTTCGCGACCGGTGTCTCGCCACGACCGACGCCGAGACCTACGCCGCAGCCGAGGAAGCCGTCCCCGAACTCTCCGTCGAAGTCGTCGACGACGCCCGCGACCTGGCGGAACTCGCCCGCTCGTACGCGACGGTGATCGCCCTCGACGAGACGTTCGCGGGCGTCGACGTCGCCGGCGACGTCCGGGTCCGCCCCGACGCCCTCGACGACCCCGCCGAAATCGTCCCCGAGCGACTCCTCTCCTTTTTCGCGGCGAACCGCGACACCCTGTTGGCGGCCGCCCGCGTCCACGAGACGGCGGGGATCGAGCCCCCCTGTGATCTCGACGCCCTCCGGGACGCCCTCGCCCGCCTCGACGACGACGGCACCCCCGTCGGCGACGACGAACTCGACCGCCTGGTCACCGCCGTCGACGACCTGGACGCCGCCGTCGGGACCGCGGAGTCGACCGCCAACGACCACCTCCGGACCGCCATCCGCGAACGGGACGTGACCATCGAGGGGACGGACTTCCTCTCGCTGGTCGAACAGGGGGCCCGCGTCGACGCCCTCCTCTCCCGGGAACTCGAAGACGAGTTCGACCGCGCGGTCGAGAAGGCTCGCGAGGGTCTCGTCGACGCCCTCGCCCTCGAAGACGAGGCGGATCTGGCCGAACGCGTCTTCGGCGGCGACCTCACCTTCCCCGTCGAACACGACGAGGACGCCGTCTCACGGCTCCGAACCGAACTGACGGCCGCGCGAGACCGTCGGGCCGCCCGGCTCAAAAGCGAGTTGGCCGACGACCTCCGGGCGCTGCGCGACCCCGTGGAGCGGCTGGTTCGGGCGGCGCTCGAACGCGACGTCGAACTCGCGGTCGCCCGGTTCGCCGACGACTTCGACTGTACGCTCCCCGAGATCGGCGACGACGTCACCGGGATCGCCGTCGAGGGCGGGCGCTCGCCGCTGTTGGACGTGGCGTTCGCGGACGTGGAACCGGTCGATTACTCGGCGTCGGGCGTGACGCTCCTCTCCGGCGTCAACAGCGGCGGGAAGACGTCGACGCTCGACCTCCTCGCGCTGGTGACGACGCTCGCACACATGGGGCTGCCCGTGCCCGCCGACGCCGCGCGGGTCGAACGCGTCGACGAACTCCACTACTACGCCAAGAGCCAGGGTACCCTCGACGCCGGCGCGTTCGAGGCGACGCTCCGCGATTTCGCCGACCTCGCCGACGGCACCGACTCGCGGCTCGTCCTCGTCGACGAACTGGAGAGCATCACCGAACCGGGCGCGAGCGCGAAGATCATCGCCGGCATCCTCGAATCGCTCGACGGTGGCGACGTCACCGCCGTCTTCGTCTCCCACCTCGCGGGCGAGATACGGGACGCGGCCGGGATCGACGTGGCCGTCGACGGCATCGAGGCCGTCGGCCTCGTCGACGGCGAACTCCGGGTGAACCGCTCGCCGGTCACCGACCACCTCGCCCGGTCGACGCCGGAACTCATCGTCGAGAAACTGGCCGAGGATTCCGACCGCGACGGGTTCTACGCGCGCCTCCTCGAGAAGTTCTGA
- a CDS encoding ORC1-type DNA replication protein: MTEDPDEGMLSWDESVFRDEHVFEIDYVPETFDHRESQLESLKYALRPAVRGSRPLNTMVRGPPGTGKTTAILKLFGELSGQPGVRTVRVNCQLDSTRYAVFSRVFESVFDYEPPSSGISFKKLFGQITDRLVDDDEVLVVALDDVNYLFYENEASDTLYSLLRAHEGSAGVRIGVIVVSSDLGLNMLDELDGRVQSVFRPEETYFPVYDADEIVDILQERIDRGFHNGVIGTRELDRVAELTAESGDLRVGIDLLRRAGLNAEMRASKTISIEDVEEAYDKSKYVHLSRCLRELSDSERALVETIAEHDGQQAGTVYEAFHESTELGYTRYTEIVNKLDQLGVIEADYADVEGRGRSRSLTLSYDPDAVLDRL; this comes from the coding sequence ATGACGGAGGACCCCGACGAGGGGATGCTGTCGTGGGACGAGTCGGTGTTCCGGGACGAACACGTGTTCGAAATCGACTACGTCCCCGAAACCTTCGACCACCGCGAGTCCCAACTGGAGAGCCTGAAGTACGCCCTCCGGCCGGCGGTTCGTGGCTCGCGCCCCCTCAACACGATGGTTCGGGGACCGCCCGGGACGGGCAAGACCACCGCGATCCTGAAACTGTTCGGCGAGTTGTCGGGACAGCCGGGAGTGCGGACCGTCCGGGTGAACTGCCAACTCGACTCGACGCGCTACGCCGTCTTCTCCCGTGTCTTCGAGAGTGTCTTCGACTACGAACCCCCTTCCTCGGGCATCTCCTTCAAGAAACTGTTCGGCCAGATCACCGACCGCCTCGTCGACGACGACGAGGTGCTGGTCGTCGCGCTCGACGACGTGAACTATCTGTTCTACGAGAACGAAGCCTCCGATACGCTCTACTCGCTGCTGCGTGCCCACGAGGGATCCGCGGGCGTCCGGATCGGCGTCATCGTCGTCTCGTCGGACCTCGGTCTGAACATGCTCGACGAACTCGACGGTCGCGTCCAGAGCGTCTTCCGGCCGGAAGAGACGTACTTTCCCGTCTACGACGCCGACGAAATCGTCGACATCCTGCAGGAGCGGATCGACCGCGGGTTCCACAACGGCGTGATCGGCACGCGGGAACTCGACCGGGTGGCCGAACTCACCGCCGAGAGCGGCGACCTCCGGGTCGGGATCGACCTCCTGCGGCGGGCGGGGCTCAACGCGGAGATGCGCGCCAGCAAGACGATCAGTATCGAGGACGTCGAGGAAGCCTACGACAAGTCGAAGTACGTCCACCTTTCGCGGTGTCTGCGCGAACTCTCCGACTCCGAGCGAGCGTTGGTCGAGACCATCGCGGAACACGACGGACAGCAGGCCGGCACGGTGTACGAGGCGTTCCACGAGTCGACGGAGCTGGGCTACACCCGCTACACCGAGATCGTCAACAAACTCGACCAGTTGGGCGTCATCGAGGCCGACTACGCCGACGTGGAGGGTCGGGGCCGCTCGCGGTCGCTGACGCTCTCGTACGATCCCGACGCGGTGCTCGATCGGTTGTGA
- a CDS encoding PQQ-binding-like beta-propeller repeat protein — protein MPRDTFTRRGWLATIAAGVTAGCGGRSVSTSTPTDRRSTPTSTAAAADEVTAEASASFERGPGNCALDSAPIADGTWPMPHHDPAGTNAASEANGPTSFPLNERWTMSALESQVTFPVSDEKYVYAVAANADAEGVPNSALLCHDPRRNGEIQWRHTVDATPIGPPVVADDAVYVPFGTREDARVVAVDRDDGTALTEYALPGRFVGGLATAGTSLVVPTDRSYRVVDARTGGHCWSFSPNDVSEATRRDRTIRAAAVGGEMAYVGTGYPDGAPTADTGHLYAVDPSVSGIQWHVELGGPVGRLAVADGVVLATTGHGVSGFDPEDGTRLWTAAADSAVRPATLAVTDGIAVYGTRRTLHGIDTGTGEMRWSFTFGVRGDVILVGDVLFAIGRTDPTAQRILLVAADVESGRRRWQQEIYDPIVDVMAANGYLYATTTDGRLFAFTSI, from the coding sequence ATGCCGCGTGACACGTTCACACGACGCGGGTGGCTCGCCACCATCGCCGCCGGGGTGACGGCGGGGTGTGGCGGCCGCTCGGTGTCGACGTCGACGCCGACCGACCGCCGGTCGACGCCGACGAGTACGGCGGCGGCGGCCGACGAGGTGACTGCCGAGGCGAGTGCGTCGTTCGAACGCGGTCCGGGCAACTGTGCCCTCGACTCGGCGCCCATCGCCGACGGAACGTGGCCGATGCCACACCACGACCCCGCGGGAACGAACGCTGCCTCCGAGGCCAACGGCCCCACGTCGTTCCCACTCAACGAGCGGTGGACGATGTCGGCGCTCGAATCCCAGGTGACGTTTCCCGTCTCCGACGAGAAGTACGTCTACGCCGTCGCGGCGAACGCCGACGCCGAGGGGGTTCCGAACTCGGCGTTGCTCTGTCACGACCCGCGCCGAAACGGCGAGATCCAGTGGCGACACACGGTCGACGCCACGCCAATCGGCCCGCCGGTCGTGGCCGACGACGCGGTGTACGTCCCGTTCGGCACCCGCGAGGACGCCCGCGTGGTCGCCGTCGACCGCGACGACGGCACCGCGTTGACCGAGTACGCCCTCCCCGGCCGGTTCGTGGGTGGACTGGCGACGGCGGGCACGAGTCTGGTGGTGCCGACCGACCGTTCCTACCGCGTCGTCGACGCCCGAACGGGGGGACACTGCTGGTCGTTCTCGCCCAACGACGTCAGCGAAGCGACGCGCCGCGACCGGACGATCAGGGCTGCTGCCGTGGGTGGGGAGATGGCCTACGTCGGTACCGGCTACCCCGACGGAGCACCGACGGCCGACACCGGACACCTGTACGCGGTCGATCCGTCGGTCAGCGGCATCCAGTGGCACGTCGAGTTGGGGGGGCCTGTCGGTCGCCTCGCGGTCGCCGACGGGGTCGTTCTCGCGACGACCGGTCACGGCGTCTCGGGGTTCGATCCCGAAGACGGCACGCGTCTCTGGACGGCGGCCGCCGACTCCGCCGTCCGCCCGGCAACGCTCGCGGTGACCGACGGCATCGCGGTGTACGGCACCCGGCGGACGCTCCACGGCATCGACACCGGAACCGGCGAGATGCGCTGGTCGTTCACGTTCGGCGTCCGCGGCGACGTGATCCTCGTCGGCGACGTCCTCTTCGCCATCGGCCGGACCGATCCGACGGCACAGCGCATCCTCCTCGTCGCGGCCGACGTGGAGTCCGGTCGACGCCGGTGGCAACAGGAGATTTACGACCCCATCGTGGACGTGATGGCCGCCAACGGCTACCTCTACGCCACCACGACCGACGGCCGCCTGTTCGCGTTCACGAGCATCTGA
- the rpiA gene encoding ribose-5-phosphate isomerase RpiA, whose amino-acid sequence MKTPGGSDAAKRRAGEHAADLVADGTTVGLGTGSTAAHAIRALGRAVEDGLDIRGVATSYAARDLAREVGVPLVALDAVERIDLAIDGADQVSDDLALIKGGGAAHAREKVVDAAADRFVVVVDPSKETPTLDRSVPVEVLPDARATARRALRDLGGTPTLRAADRKDGPVVTDNGNLVLDCDFGPVSDPDSLATELSAVPGVVAHGLFVGLADEVHVGREDGVTVRTADGSD is encoded by the coding sequence ATGAAGACGCCGGGTGGATCGGACGCGGCGAAGCGTCGCGCGGGCGAACACGCCGCCGACCTCGTCGCGGACGGGACGACGGTCGGTCTCGGGACGGGCAGCACCGCCGCGCACGCGATCCGTGCGCTCGGCCGGGCGGTCGAGGACGGCCTCGATATCCGGGGTGTGGCCACCTCCTACGCCGCCCGGGATCTGGCCCGCGAGGTCGGGGTTCCGCTCGTCGCCCTCGACGCCGTCGAGCGGATCGACCTCGCCATCGACGGCGCCGACCAGGTGAGCGACGACCTCGCCTTGATCAAGGGTGGCGGCGCGGCCCACGCCCGCGAGAAGGTGGTCGACGCCGCCGCGGACCGGTTCGTCGTCGTCGTCGATCCCTCGAAGGAGACGCCGACCCTCGACCGATCCGTCCCGGTCGAGGTGTTGCCCGACGCCCGGGCGACCGCCCGCCGTGCGCTCCGTGACCTGGGTGGGACGCCGACGCTCCGCGCCGCGGATCGCAAGGACGGTCCCGTCGTGACCGACAACGGCAACCTCGTCCTCGACTGTGATTTCGGCCCCGTCTCCGACCCCGACTCGCTGGCCACGGAACTCTCGGCCGTGCCCGGCGTCGTCGCACACGGCCTGTTCGTCGGCCTCGCCGACGAGGTTCACGTCGGCCGCGAGGACGGCGTGACCGTCCGGACGGCCGACGGGAGCGACTGA
- a CDS encoding DUF1931 domain-containing protein, with protein sequence MADLIVKAAVKEALQDKNVSSDFYSALDEEVEELLEDASRRAEQNDRKTVQPRDL encoded by the coding sequence ATGGCAGACCTCATCGTCAAAGCAGCCGTCAAGGAAGCGCTCCAGGACAAGAACGTCTCGTCGGACTTCTACAGTGCCCTCGACGAGGAAGTCGAGGAACTCCTCGAGGACGCCTCGCGCCGCGCAGAGCAGAACGACCGGAAGACCGTACAGCCCCGCGACCTTTAG